The window ACCGCGACCACGGTGGTCGGCACACCGACGCGCGCGGGATCGACGCGATGCAGGTCGATCGACTCGGACAGGCGCAGCCACGCGGTGGCGGAGACGCGGGCGACGAACTTCGCGCCGGCCGCGTCCAGGTAATCCTCGGCGGCCACGCGCACATGGCCGTTGCACAACGTCGGCGCGGCATCGAAACGCTCGCCGAATTCCTCCGGCGTGCGGTAGCTGAGCATCGCGAACTGGCGGGCCAGCGACAGCCCCTGCTCGTCCGCGCACTGCAATTGCCCGAGGGCGACGGCCTTGCGCTGCAGCGCGCGCCACGCTGCGGCATACGGATGCGCGCGATGCGCACCACTGACCGCGACCAGCTTGCGCAGGCGCTGCGGATGCCGCGCGGCCAGTTGCAGCCCGACCAGCGCGCCGTACGAATAACCGACGAAGGCTTCGAGTACGTCGATGCCCAGCGCGTCGAGCAGCAGCGCGACCGCGTCGGCCTGGTCGGCGGTATCGATCGGTGCGTCGATGCTGCCATCGGCGCCCACGTAGTCGAACGCGAGGATCCGCAGGTTCGCCGGATCCAGCGCGCGGCCGGCGTCGAGCAGGCCTTGTGCCCAGCCCGCATCGCCATCCAGCGCGTTCGCCGCGACATGGCGATGCGCGGAAATCCCGCCGGCGACGAACACCACCGGAGCACCGGCCGGGCCTGCCAGTTCATAGGCGATGCGAAGCTTGCGGGTGCCGGCGTGGCGGGTCGGCAACACCGCGTCGATGCCGCCGTGACGCGCGTCGAGCACATCAGGCACCGCCGTGACGGCCGCACGCATCCCGTCGCCGCCCGGGGAAGGGTCGGACTGGCAAGGGCACTACGTTCGGCAAGGCTCACGGCGGCACTCCGATGTGGACGGCCCATCGGAACGTTGCGGGGAGTACCGGAAAGAAGGACCGACGGCGTCGGCGTCGCGAACCGCACGCGGCGGATCGCAACCATCTTCCGGTGGACACACAGGTCCCCGCAGGATTTGGCACCGCGACATGGGCGCACTGCACTGCAGCTGCACCCCATCAGGTTGCCCCGGCTTCAAAGGGCCTGTCCCTCAGCCGGTCTCGATGGATGCAACCAGTCTGGCCACGCGATCCGGGCATGTCAATCGCTTT of the Thermomonas carbonis genome contains:
- the metX gene encoding homoserine O-succinyltransferase MetX is translated as MRAAVTAVPDVLDARHGGIDAVLPTRHAGTRKLRIAYELAGPAGAPVVFVAGGISAHRHVAANALDGDAGWAQGLLDAGRALDPANLRILAFDYVGADGSIDAPIDTADQADAVALLLDALGIDVLEAFVGYSYGALVGLQLAARHPQRLRKLVAVSGAHRAHPYAAAWRALQRKAVALGQLQCADEQGLSLARQFAMLSYRTPEEFGERFDAAPTLCNGHVRVAAEDYLDAAGAKFVARVSATAWLRLSESIDLHRVDPARVGVPTTVVAVEGDRLVPMSDAVSLVEGLGLNGRLRVLRSQYGHDAFLKETDRIDALLAGELQAGKQRPSPVHDYNDPIGVSV